The Pleuronectes platessa chromosome 13, fPlePla1.1, whole genome shotgun sequence genome includes a window with the following:
- the sppl2 gene encoding signal peptide peptidase-like 2 — protein sequence MRVHESLLWAVLLVHKVAGEYGMAHFSDESSSKGKDYCIFFNSQWARLPQDLNKASRLPVHDLTSSILCSPSDVPEGGFPNRIPMVMRGNCTFYEKVRLAQINGAKGIVIVSKDRLTPPAGNRTQYEEIDIPVALLSYSDMLEISKRFGKESLVAMYAPNEPVLDYNMVIIFLMAVGTVAIGGYWAGSRDPETARSERYMKHKRDDGAEKQDEETVDVTPIMICVFVVMCCSMLVLLYFFYDSLAIWVIGIFCLASSVGLYSCMWPFVRRLPFGKCRIPENNLPYLHKRPQIRMLLLSAFCIGVSITWMVFRNEDQWAWVLQDFLGIAFCLYMLKTVRLPTFKACTLLLSVLFVYDVFFVFITPLFTKSGESIMVEVAAGPSDSSTHEKLPMVLKVPRLNFSPLALCDRPFSLLGFGDVLVPGLLVAYCHRFDLLTQSSRIYFVCCTIAYGIGLLITFVALAVMQMGQPALLYLVPCTLLTSLTVALWRRELPQFWTGSGFVPAIMLAPINCTQTAEPQSDGLSTKPKSPTSESAAQSEDTPHQPPQATPPPENDEDKDKSN from the exons ATGAGGGTCCATGAATCTCTGCTCTGGGCCGTTCTCCTCGTCCACAAG GTGGCGGGGGAGTACGGCATGGCCCACTTCAGtgacgagagcagcagcaaaGGAAAGGACTACTGCATCTTCTTCAACTCCCAGTGGGCACGTCTACCTCAGGACCTCAATAAGGCA TCACGCCTGCCGGTCCATGACCTGACATCATCGATCCTGTGCTCGCCCTCTGACGTCCCGGAGGGGGGCTTCCCCAATCGCATCCCCATGGTGATGCGGGGCAACTGCACTTTCTATGAAAAGGTCCGGCTGGCCCAGATCAACGGTGCCAAGGGGATAGTCATCGTCAGCAAGGACAGACTG ACACCACCAGCAGGAAACAGGACCCAGTATGAGGAGATTGACATCCCTGTAGCATTGCTCAGCTACTCTGACATGCTCGAGATAAGCAAG AGGTTTGGTAAAGAGAGCCTTGTGGCCATGTATGCGCCCAATGAGCCGGTGCTGGACTACAACATGGTGATCATCTTCTTGATGGCAGTAGGGACGGTCGCCATTGGAGGCTACTGGGCCGGCAGCAGAGACCCAGAGACCGCAAGAAGTGA aCGCTACATGAAGCACAAGCGGGACGACGGCGCGGAGAAGCAGGACGAGGAGACGGTGGACGTCACCCCCATCATGATCTGCGTGTTCGTGGTCATGTGCTGCAGCATGCTGGTGCTTCTCTACTTCTTCTACGACAGCCTGG CCATCTGGGTTATCGGCATCTTCTGTCTGGCCTCCTCAGTCGGCCTCTACAGCTGCATGTGGCCCTTTGTCAGGAGGCTTCCCTTCGGCAAGTGCAG GATCCCAGAGAACAACCTCCCGTACCTGCACAAGCGGCCACAGATCCgcatgctgctgctgtcggcCTTCTGCATCGGAGTCAGCATCACCTGGATGGTGTTTCGCAACGAAGACCA GTGGGCGTGGGTGCTGCAGGACTTCCTGGGGATCGCCTTCTGTCTCTACATGCTCAAAACCGTCAGACTCCCCACGTTCAAG GCCTGCACTTTACTACTGTCCGTCCTTTTTGTCTATGATGTTTTCTTCGTATTTATTACACCTTTATTTACAAAG AGTGGGGAAAGTATAATGGTGGAGGTCGCGGCTGGTCCCTCCGACTCCTCCACCCATGAAAAG CTCCCCATGGTGCTCAAAGTGCCGAGGTTGAACTTCTCTCCCCTGGCTCTTTGTGACCGGCCCTTCTCCCTCCTGGGCTTTGGAGACGTCTTAGTACCAG GTCTGTTGGTGGCGTACTGTCACAGGTTTGACCTTTTAACACAGTCCTCCAGGATCTACTTTGTGTGCTGTACTATCG cctaTGGCATCGGCCTGCTGATCACCTTCGTGGCGCTGGCCGTGATGCAGATGGGTCAGCCCGCCCTGCTCTACCTGGTGCCTTGCACTCTGCTCACCTCCCTCACTGTAGCGCTGTGGCGCAGGGAGTTGCCCCAGTTCTGGACTGGAAGTGGATTTGTG CCGGCCATAATGCTCGCACCGatcaactgcacacaaactgcAGAGCCGCAGAGCGACGGGCTCTCCACCAAACCGAAGTCGCCAACATCCGAATCTGCCGCTCAGAGCGAAGACACGCCCCATCAGCCGCCTCAGGCCACGCCCCCGCCTGAGAATGatgaagacaaagacaaatcgAACTGA
- the arhgef18a gene encoding rho guanine nucleotide exchange factor 18a, translated as MTVTPKKSSPQPASSSHSTSARSDPVQMDDVDGLRAKPLFLSEDSLSLASSFAEPINLEDSHYARLRSDLEFDAQNLEAESWSVAVDQNYLKALNKEAVNRQDVIYELMQTEMHHVRNLKILLYVYMHELRQSHLIDEARLEWLFPGVESLLGLHQHFLNCLKVHQSQSQEEGSANSYQFTQLGDILISQFSDPLGDGMMECYSVFCSHQKEGISYFKEQLQNNKKLQVLIRKLRQLPLVRRLGIPECFLLVTQRITKYPVLVERIIQNTEADTEEYKSLVQGLVRIKDTIFQVDAQVSEYEKAARLRDIIQRLEAKSHGRQKDGKLLRREDLIQGGRTLLHEGTITWKISGRQKEIHAVLLSDVLLLLQEKDQKLLFAAVDNKPSVISLQGLIIREVAQDDKAMFLICACTSSLPEMYEIHTRSREERIAWMSLIREAVEQYPQEEQHRELIAKLRHCQDALKEWDDQIIQSLTGKQQIFAALYERVMEQETPHKGLLLRGDATDLQQGEMLLKGAIDEVENLQILLCSGIKDPDPPVDDSELQGGRLRRAETFAAGDGDSYANTMNSGDEAERPGSSEGSVPYISRSSSNPQLQETFCSEGVEQSADDDILPEPDLNPASSHFPEAEVCDRVIMLAQMLHSLQAIVAQQTSQLELQRVFLSNSQQPTRHYSNVLLEREKQRNMEKQREELANLHKLQAQHREEQQRWEKDKERQRIQVEALEAQLQQREEECSKLEEKLSGEKGELERQWENYQQDLERLRESTQSVEKERERLTQERERLEQLQEKFKSKLMQLPTSGHYEDPAQSLYSFPSFRSIVNGGGRVNLTPKHSILLVSNPMEAPPKVPPRRESIHHQAAKSELPHHLISTTNQVLKPPAMQQQIPTKLAALSKGKDKGSKSKGSHQRTHSAASIDVSQLLPIRVAGKEGGSMRAQRNASPQRIYQSDIFKPPGSAHSVKMSPPFSTHKKSSSDGPPPAPPPFPKEVLEAGKEKVIFL; from the exons ATGACTGTCACCCCCAAAAAATCCAGTCCTCAgcctgcttcctcttctcacaGCACAAGTGCCAG ATCTGATCCAGTGCAGATGGACGACGTGGACGGCCTCCGGGCGAagcctctcttcctctcagagGACTCGCTGTCACTGGCTTCCTCCTTTGCTGAACCCATCAACCTAGAAG ATTCCCATTATGCTCGGCTGCGAAGTGATCTTGAGTTCGATGCCCAGAACCTGGAGGCGGAGTCCTGGAGTGTGGCTGTGGATCAGAACTACCTGAAGGCCCTGAACAAAGAGGCTGTTAATAGACAGGATGTCATCTATG AGTTGATGCAGACGGAGATGCACCATGTGCGCAACTTAAAGATCCTCCTGTACGTCTACATGCACGAGCTGAGGCAGTCCCACCTGATCGATGAAGCCAGACTTGAGTGGCTCTTCCCCGGAGTGGAAAGCCTCCTCGGTCTCCATCAGCACTTCCTCAATTGCCTCAAAGTTCATCAAAGTCAAAGTCAGGAGGAAGGCAGCGCCAACAGCTACCAGTTCACACAGCTGGGGGACATCCTCATCTCACAA TTTTCAGATCCACTGGGAGATGGGATGATGGAGTGTTACAGTGTTTTCTGCAGCCATCAAAAAGAAGGCATCAGCTATTTTAAAGAGCAGCTGCAAAACAACAAGAAGCTGCAGGTTCTTATCAGG AAATTACGTCAACTTCCTCTCGTTCGAAGGTTGGGGATCCCTGAATGTTTTCTATTGGTGACTCAACGCATCACAAAGTATCCCGTCCTGGTGGAGAGGATCATACAGAACACTGAAG CTGACACAGAAGAGTACAAGTCTCTGGTGCAAGGTTTAGTGCGAATCAAAGACACCATCTTCCAGGTGGACGCTCAGGTGAGTGAATACGAGAAAGCTGCTCGTCTGAGGGACATCATCCAGCGTCTGGAGGCAAAGTCTCACGGTCGACAGAAGGACGGGAAGCTGCTCCGCAGAGAGGATCTGATCCAGGGAGGCCGGACGCTGCTGCACGAAGGCACCATCACCTGGAAGATCTCCGGCAGGCAGAAAG AGATCCATGCTGTGCTGCTGTCAGACGTGCTCCTCCTCTTACAAGAGAAAGATCAGAAGCTTCTGTTTGCTGCTGTG GACAACAAACCCTCGGTGATCTCCCTTCAGGGGCTGATCATCAGGGAAGTGGCCCAGGACGACAAAGCCATGTTCCTGATCTGTGCCTGCACCTCCAGCCTGCCAGAGATGTACGAGATCCACACGCGCTCCAGAGAGGAACGCATCGCCTGGATGTCGCTCATACGTGAAGCTGTGGAACA GTATCCACAAGAGGAGCAGCATCGGGAACTGATCGCTAAACTGCGGCATTGTCAAG ATGCTCTGAAGGAGTGGGATGATCAGATAATACAGAGTCTGACAGGGAAGCAGCAGATCTTTGCTGCTCTCTATGAGAGAGTGATGGAGCAGGAAACGCCACACAAAGGCCTGCTGCTCCGTGGAGATGCTACCGACCTGCAGCAGGGGGAGATGCTCCTCAAAGGAgccattgatgagg TGGAAAACCTGCAGATCCTGCTCTGCTCAGGAATAAAAGACCCAGATCCTCCAGTGGACGACAGTGAGCTGCAGGGAGGGAGGCTGAGACGGGCCGAGACCTTTGCAGCCGGCGACGGCGACTCCTATGCAAACACCATGAACA GCGGGGATGAGGCTGAGAGGCCGGGCAGCAGCGAGGGCAGTGTCCCGTACATCagtcgcagcagcagcaatcCTCAGCTCCAGGAAACCTTCTGCTCTGAAGGCGTGGAACAATCT GCTGATGACGACATACTCCCTGAGCCAGACCTGAATCCAGCCTCCAGTCACTTCCCTGAGGCAGAG GTGTGTGACAGGGTCATCATGCTTGCACAGATGCTCCACAGCCTACAG GCAATCGTAGCCCAGCAGACCAGCCAGCTCGAGCTGCAGCGCGTTTTCCTGTCCAACAGCCAGCAGCCCACTCGCCATTACAGCAACGTGCTGCTCGAGCGGGAGAAGCAGCGCAACATggagaagcagagggaggaacTCGCCAACCTGCACAAGCTGCAGGCGCAGCACcgggaggagcagcagcgctgggagaaggacaaggagcgGCAGAGGATTCAGGTGGAGGCCCTGGaggctcagctgcagcagagggaggaggagtgcaGCAAgttggaggagaagctgagcgGGGAGAAGGGCGAGCTGGAGAGGCAGTGGGAGAACtaccagcaggacctggagagGCTGAGGGAGTCGACGCAATCGGTGGAGAAGGAGCGCGAGCGCCTGACGCAGGAGAGGGAGCGTCTGGAGCAGCTCCAGGAGAAGTTCAAGTCCAAATTAATGCAGCTTCCAACCTCAGGACACTATGAGGATCCGGCACAA AGTCTCTACAGTTTCCCATCATTCAGGAGCATCGTGAACGGAGGTGGGCGTGTGAACCTGACTCCAAAGCACAGCATCTTGCTCGTCTCCAATCCCATGGAAGCTCCTCCAAAGGTTCCACCACGCAGAGAGAGCATCCACCACCAGGCGGCCAAATCCGAGCTGCCCCACCACCTGATCAGCACCACCAAccaggtgctcaaacccccgGCCATGCAGCAGCAGATCCCCACCAAGCTGGCCGCTCTGTCCAAGGGGAAGGACAAGGGCTCCAAGAGCAAAGGGTCTCACCAGAGAACACACAGTGCAG CCTCTATAGATGTGAGCCAGCTGCTGCCCATCCGAGTGGCGGGGAAAGAAGGAGGCAGCATGAGAGCCCAGAGGAACGCCAGCCCTCAGAGAATCTACCAATCGG ACATCTTCAAACCTCCGGGATCTGCCCACAGTGTGAAGATGTCTCCGCCGTTCAGCACACACAAGAAGAGCAGCAGCGACGGtcctccaccagcaccacctcctTTCCCCAAAGAGGTTCTTGAAGCAGGCAAAGAGAAGGTGATCTTCctttaa